In Geopsychrobacter electrodiphilus DSM 16401, a single window of DNA contains:
- a CDS encoding serine/threonine protein kinase gives MSHPFDGLNPDLIMDAVETLGYRCDCRIFPLNSYENRVYRVGVEDGEPLIAKFYRPERWSIKQLQEEQDFCFELQTEELPILAPLKIAGKSLHKHKGYSFSLFPLQGGYAPEFSRPDTLKALGRLVARLHNVGRRQSYKYRPTLDIVSFGHNSAEFMLDSDLIPETYRQAYESLIRDLLQAIEQKFALISSTPLRVHGDCHVGNFLERNERFYLVDFDDSRMSYAIQDLWMFLSGDANQQQRQLETLLEGYQTFADFNPAELQLIEAYRSLRIVHYAAWLARRQDDPAFQRYFPWFGTPQYWGEHILELREQYAALNEGPLEY, from the coding sequence ATGAGCCACCCCTTCGATGGTCTGAACCCCGATCTGATCATGGATGCGGTTGAAACCCTCGGTTATCGCTGCGACTGTCGGATCTTTCCGCTCAACAGCTATGAGAATCGGGTCTATCGGGTCGGGGTAGAGGATGGCGAGCCGCTGATTGCCAAGTTTTATCGCCCCGAACGTTGGAGTATTAAGCAGTTACAGGAAGAACAGGATTTCTGCTTCGAGCTGCAAACCGAGGAGTTGCCGATTCTCGCTCCGCTAAAAATAGCGGGAAAGAGTCTTCATAAACACAAGGGGTACTCCTTCAGCCTGTTCCCCTTGCAGGGTGGTTACGCACCCGAATTCTCCCGCCCTGACACGCTCAAAGCCCTGGGGAGGCTGGTGGCGAGGCTGCATAATGTCGGACGTCGTCAGAGCTACAAGTACCGGCCCACGCTGGACATTGTCTCTTTCGGCCATAATTCGGCTGAATTCATGCTTGATTCTGACTTGATCCCCGAAACCTACCGTCAGGCCTACGAAAGTTTGATCCGCGACCTTTTACAGGCAATCGAGCAGAAATTTGCTCTTATCAGTTCAACCCCGTTGAGGGTGCATGGCGACTGTCATGTCGGTAATTTTTTAGAGCGCAACGAGCGTTTTTATCTGGTTGACTTTGACGATTCTCGCATGAGTTATGCGATTCAGGATCTATGGATGTTTTTGTCAGGTGATGCAAACCAGCAACAGCGGCAGTTAGAGACGCTGCTTGAGGGATATCAGACTTTTGCCGACTTTAACCCGGCCGAATTGCAATTGATCGAAGCCTATCGCAGTTTGCGGATCGTCCATTACGCCGCCTGGTTGGCCCGGCGTCAGGATGACCCGGCGTTTCAACGCTACTTCCCCTGGTTCGGCACCCCTCAATATTGGGGTGAACACATTCTTGAACTCCGTGAGCAGTACGCGGCTTTGAACGAGGGTCCGCTGGAGTATTGA
- a CDS encoding response regulator transcription factor has translation MSPTQLSVLIVEDDPNTANLVATYLQREGFATLIENDGERGLLTAQLRHPGLVILDLMLPGIDGLEICKRLRATSDVPILMLTAREEEIDRVLGFSLGADDYVVKPFSPRELVERVKAILRRVRPPGSKPEAVFRQGGLTLDPQKHRVSLRGEEVSLTGSEYKLLQTLMAAPGRVFSRSELLSRFYDNEDAVVERVIDVHVNKLRQKIETDPAHPRYIETVRGFGYRFAESDTAEERWQ, from the coding sequence ATGTCACCCACCCAACTGAGCGTGCTGATCGTTGAAGATGATCCGAACACGGCCAATCTGGTTGCAACCTATCTGCAACGTGAGGGGTTTGCAACCCTGATCGAAAACGATGGCGAGCGTGGCCTGCTGACCGCTCAGCTCAGGCACCCGGGGCTGGTGATTCTGGATTTGATGCTGCCGGGAATTGATGGCCTCGAAATATGCAAGCGGCTGCGGGCCACTTCGGACGTGCCGATCCTGATGCTGACCGCGCGCGAGGAGGAGATCGACCGGGTGCTCGGGTTCTCGCTGGGGGCCGACGATTATGTGGTCAAACCGTTCAGTCCGCGGGAACTGGTAGAGCGGGTCAAAGCGATTCTGCGCCGGGTGCGGCCACCCGGGTCGAAACCGGAGGCGGTGTTCCGACAGGGGGGTCTGACCCTCGATCCGCAAAAACACAGGGTCAGCCTCAGGGGGGAAGAAGTCAGCCTGACCGGCTCCGAATACAAGTTACTGCAGACGCTGATGGCGGCCCCGGGGCGGGTCTTTTCGCGCAGCGAACTCTTGAGCCGCTTTTACGATAATGAGGATGCGGTGGTCGAGCGGGTGATCGATGTGCATGTCAACAAACTGCGGCAAAAGATCGAAACCGATCCCGCTCACCCCCGCTACATCGAAACCGTGCGCGGATTCGGCTATCGTTTTGCCGAATCAGACACAGCCGAAGAGCGTTGGCAATGA
- the metC gene encoding cystathionine beta-lyase, which translates to MKGKSTQIIASGYSGKSTSLERYHSINPPIYHASTVLFDDYAELKAVGQGQYDGFTYGTDGSPTQRAFEQAITELEGGYWTKAFPSGLLAITSVLQAFLQSGDHLLVCNSVYGPVRRFAKNLLEKFGVTTSYFPANAGADIANYIRPETRLILLESPGSNTFEIQDVPAIVKLAREHGILTAIDNTWATPLFFSPFRHGVDISIHSVTKYISGHSDVLLGSATVSEACYATFHKLCRSLEIFASQDACYLALRGLKTLTIRLKQHEASALALATWLEAQPAVDAVLHPALLSHPEHAIWQRDFDGSAGIFSFVLKPQYAEEALSRFVDSLELFAIGYSWGGFKSLVTAGKFAQSESSRYHDRWMVRLNVGLEDVTDLQEDVRRALAKL; encoded by the coding sequence ATGAAGGGAAAATCGACCCAGATTATCGCCAGCGGCTATAGCGGCAAGAGCACCAGCCTTGAACGTTACCATTCGATCAATCCACCAATTTACCATGCCTCGACCGTGCTCTTCGACGACTATGCTGAGCTCAAGGCCGTGGGGCAGGGCCAGTATGACGGTTTTACCTACGGCACCGACGGCAGCCCCACCCAGCGCGCATTTGAGCAGGCCATAACCGAACTGGAAGGCGGCTACTGGACCAAGGCCTTCCCTTCAGGACTGCTGGCGATTACCAGCGTGTTGCAGGCTTTTTTGCAGAGCGGCGACCATCTTCTTGTCTGCAACAGCGTCTACGGCCCGGTGCGCCGCTTCGCGAAGAACCTGTTGGAAAAATTCGGGGTTACGACCAGCTATTTCCCGGCCAATGCCGGTGCGGACATCGCCAATTACATCAGGCCTGAAACCCGACTGATTCTGCTCGAGTCTCCCGGCTCCAACACCTTTGAAATCCAGGATGTGCCGGCGATTGTCAAGCTGGCGCGCGAGCACGGAATTCTCACCGCTATCGACAACACCTGGGCGACACCGCTCTTTTTCAGCCCCTTCAGACATGGTGTTGATATCTCGATCCATTCGGTGACCAAGTACATCTCGGGCCATTCCGATGTGCTGCTCGGCAGCGCAACGGTGAGTGAGGCCTGCTACGCCACATTTCACAAACTCTGCCGGTCCCTCGAGATTTTCGCCTCTCAGGATGCCTGTTACCTGGCATTGCGCGGCTTGAAAACCTTAACAATTCGCCTGAAACAGCATGAAGCTTCGGCCCTCGCGCTGGCAACCTGGCTCGAAGCACAGCCCGCCGTCGATGCGGTACTGCACCCCGCCCTTTTAAGCCACCCGGAACATGCCATCTGGCAACGGGACTTCGATGGATCCGCAGGGATTTTCTCTTTTGTTTTAAAACCGCAATACGCTGAAGAGGCACTCTCACGTTTTGTCGACAGCCTCGAGCTGTTCGCCATCGGCTACAGCTGGGGCGGTTTCAAAAGCCTGGTCACCGCCGGCAAGTTTGCCCAGTCGGAGAGCTCCCGCTACCATGATCGCTGGATGGTGCGTTTGAATGTCGGCCTGGAAGATGTCACCGACCTGCAGGAGGATGTGCGACGGGCGTTGGCGAAGCTTTAG
- a CDS encoding tetratricopeptide repeat protein: protein MGITENMRHILDGIEEAKRGNTSLGLQLLERSKKISTLPEAKAWYGYCLARERNDIRLGLSLCHEARQCYPASSDICLALGRIYLLADLRESAVKVLNLGLRTDKNPEIARLLKSIGVRKPPVFPFIARNRRVNVASGRLLSRIGIR from the coding sequence ATGGGAATAACTGAAAATATGCGACATATTTTGGACGGTATTGAAGAAGCTAAGCGGGGGAACACCTCTTTAGGGCTGCAGTTGCTGGAACGGTCGAAAAAGATCTCGACGCTGCCTGAGGCCAAGGCTTGGTATGGCTACTGTCTGGCCAGAGAGAGAAACGACATCAGGCTGGGCCTTTCCCTGTGTCATGAGGCGCGGCAGTGCTACCCGGCCAGTTCAGATATCTGTCTGGCGCTTGGTCGGATCTATCTGCTGGCGGATCTCAGGGAATCGGCCGTCAAAGTCCTGAATCTGGGACTGAGGACGGATAAAAACCCGGAGATAGCCCGACTGCTGAAGAGTATTGGCGTTCGCAAACCGCCGGTTTTTCCTTTCATAGCTCGAAACCGCAGGGTCAATGTCGCTTCCGGAAGGTTACTCTCCAGAATAGGCATACGTTAG
- a CDS encoding dihydroorotate dehydrogenase-like protein: MLDLSTPYMGLNLANPLVVSSSSLTGNLNGVKQAAAAGAGAIVLKSLFEEQIAAETAALGKHAEQAGHTEAAEYLQGYGKELGPQAYLQLIRDAVKTVDVPIIASLNCFSRDSWSDYAKKMESAGAAALELNIGLLPSNSGQQGRAIEERYYQILHEVKTKVKIPVALKIGPYFSSFGEVAAHLGHDRAEAPAFSVGWCGPGATKTKIVWRKADALVLFNRFYQLDIDIENLELVAGNPLSSSSEINTSLRWIALLYQRVESDLAATTGIHDSRDVIKQLLAGATVVQLCSTLMKNGFGQIERIRKELETWMQAHDFSRIDQFRGRLSQARSQHPANYERLQYIKLFVGLD, encoded by the coding sequence ATGCTCGATCTATCTACCCCTTATATGGGCCTGAATTTAGCGAACCCGCTGGTTGTTTCCAGCAGCAGCCTGACCGGAAACCTGAACGGGGTGAAACAGGCCGCCGCAGCAGGGGCCGGTGCCATCGTCTTGAAATCTCTGTTTGAAGAACAGATTGCGGCCGAAACCGCCGCCCTGGGGAAACATGCCGAGCAGGCCGGACACACCGAGGCCGCCGAATATTTGCAGGGCTACGGCAAAGAATTGGGTCCGCAGGCCTATCTTCAATTGATCAGGGATGCGGTCAAGACGGTGGATGTGCCGATTATCGCCAGCCTTAACTGTTTTTCTCGCGATAGTTGGTCCGATTACGCCAAAAAAATGGAGTCAGCCGGCGCGGCAGCGCTGGAATTGAATATTGGGCTCCTCCCGAGTAACAGCGGCCAGCAGGGGCGAGCGATTGAAGAGCGATACTACCAGATTCTGCATGAGGTCAAAACAAAGGTCAAAATTCCGGTCGCGCTGAAGATCGGCCCATATTTTTCATCCTTTGGCGAGGTCGCCGCGCATCTGGGGCATGACCGTGCCGAAGCCCCGGCCTTTTCGGTCGGCTGGTGCGGGCCGGGCGCAACCAAAACCAAAATCGTCTGGCGCAAGGCCGATGCCCTGGTGCTGTTTAATCGTTTTTATCAGCTGGATATCGACATCGAGAACCTGGAACTGGTGGCGGGCAACCCCTTAAGCAGTTCCAGCGAGATCAACACCTCGCTGCGTTGGATTGCTCTGCTTTATCAACGGGTTGAATCAGACCTGGCCGCCACCACCGGCATTCATGACAGCCGCGATGTGATCAAGCAGTTGCTCGCCGGTGCGACGGTGGTTCAGCTCTGTTCCACCCTGATGAAGAACGGCTTCGGCCAGATTGAACGTATCCGCAAGGAGCTGGAAACCTGGATGCAGGCTCACGATTTCAGCCGTATCGACCAGTTCCGTGGTCGCCTCAGCCAGGCCCGGAGTCAGCATCCGGCAAATTACGAACGCCTGCAATACATCAAGCTGTTTGTCGGGTTGGACTAG
- a CDS encoding DUF2164 domain-containing protein → MKIKLDAGRIKVLTEKTQVYFRNEHDESIGELKANMIMEFFIRELGPQIYNQAIADAYAFIQDKIIDLEGTLYVPE, encoded by the coding sequence ATGAAAATAAAATTAGACGCTGGCAGAATTAAAGTTTTAACCGAAAAGACCCAGGTCTATTTCAGAAACGAGCATGATGAGTCGATTGGTGAGTTAAAAGCGAATATGATCATGGAATTTTTTATCCGGGAGCTGGGGCCTCAAATTTATAATCAGGCGATAGCCGACGCCTATGCGTTTATTCAAGATAAAATTATCGATCTTGAAGGGACGCTTTATGTCCCGGAATAA
- a CDS encoding sensor histidine kinase translates to MKRHLLWKLLLNIVPIIAVTILVVWLAIDKLAATYFMRLMENYSIAPLESHRMFLEAVHRYLIWAALAALVLALLLNYLLTKRVLRPLSQMSRISQELADGNYTSRVEVVSADEVGQLGLAFNRMADSLDHLEKLRKKMVSDLAHELRTPLTNLRGYLEGLSDQVVPPSPETFQILESEILRLVHLVDDLQQLTKADSARAFLQRQELSLTTVIGQLRALFDQRFTAKGIELQVVIEPPALKLNADHDKLLQALRNLLENALRYTPEGGQVSICCRMVENRIEVAISNSGDGIDAADLPYIFERFFRADRSRSREHGGAGIGLSIVKQLVEAHGGQVGASSDQRLTRIWLRFPSKI, encoded by the coding sequence ATGAAACGGCACCTGCTGTGGAAACTGCTGCTCAACATCGTGCCGATCATCGCGGTGACCATTCTGGTGGTCTGGCTGGCGATCGACAAGCTGGCCGCGACGTACTTTATGCGCCTGATGGAGAACTATTCGATCGCGCCGCTGGAAAGCCATCGAATGTTCCTTGAAGCGGTTCATCGCTATCTGATCTGGGCGGCGCTGGCGGCGCTGGTGCTGGCGCTGCTGCTTAACTACCTGCTGACCAAGCGCGTACTGCGCCCGCTGTCGCAGATGTCGCGCATTTCACAGGAACTGGCCGACGGCAACTATACCAGCCGGGTCGAAGTCGTCTCGGCCGATGAAGTCGGTCAGCTCGGGCTGGCGTTCAACCGCATGGCCGACAGCCTCGACCACCTCGAAAAGCTGCGCAAGAAGATGGTCAGCGACCTCGCCCACGAGCTGCGGACCCCGCTGACCAATCTGCGCGGCTATTTGGAAGGCTTGAGCGATCAGGTGGTCCCCCCTTCACCGGAAACCTTCCAGATTCTTGAGAGCGAAATCCTGCGCCTGGTTCATCTGGTCGACGATCTGCAACAGCTGACCAAAGCCGATTCGGCCCGGGCCTTTCTGCAACGTCAGGAGCTGTCTCTCACGACGGTCATTGGACAGCTGCGGGCGCTATTCGATCAGCGCTTCACGGCCAAGGGGATAGAGCTTCAGGTGGTGATCGAACCGCCCGCGCTGAAACTTAACGCTGATCATGACAAGCTGCTGCAGGCACTGCGCAATCTGCTCGAAAATGCCTTGCGTTACACCCCCGAGGGCGGTCAGGTCAGCATCTGCTGTCGCATGGTCGAAAACCGGATTGAAGTTGCCATCAGCAACAGTGGAGACGGGATCGATGCCGCCGACCTCCCGTATATCTTCGAACGCTTCTTTCGCGCCGACCGCTCCCGTTCACGTGAACATGGTGGCGCCGGCATCGGCCTGTCAATCGTCAAGCAGCTGGTAGAAGCGCATGGCGGCCAGGTTGGAGCCTCAAGCGATCAGCGACTCACGCGTATCTGGCTGCGGTTTCCGAGCAAAATCTGA